A single Ascochyta rabiei chromosome 4, complete sequence DNA region contains:
- a CDS encoding Carbonic anhydrase, whose amino-acid sequence MSTNGTQNLEQGNRTYVAGFTQGDLALPPSQKYAVLTCMDARIDPAAAFGIPLGAAHVIRNAGASARDAFRSLVISQQLLGTTEVLIVKHTGCGMLTFDNKTAKDLVRKNKGEVAAKEIDDIDFLTFQDLEAKVKEDVEWLKGTAVEEGVRITGWVYEVETGRTRQVV is encoded by the exons ATGTCGACCAATGGCACGCAGAACCTAGAGCAGGGCAACAGAACTTATGTCGCGGGGTTCACACAAGGGGACCTAGCGCTTCCGCCTAGCCAGAAATATGCAGTTTTGACTTGCATGGATGCTCGCATAGACCCAGCCGCTGCCTTTG GAATTCCCCTCGGAGCAGCTCATGTCATTCGAAACGCTGGCGCATCGGCTCGCGATGCTTTTCGATCTCTCGTTATATCGCAGCAGCTATTAGGCACAACTGAAGTGCTGATCGTCAAACATACTGGATGTGGAATGCTCACGTTCGACAATAAGACGGCCAAGGACCTCGTCAGGAAAAACAAGGGAGAAGTTGCCGCTAAGGAGATCGATGACATCGACTTTCTGACGTTCCAGGACCTCGAGGCGAAAGTCAAGGAGGACGTTGAGTGGCTGAAGGGCACTGCTGTTGAGGAGGGTGTGAGAATAACTGGGTGGGTGTACGAGGTAGAGACCGGGAGGACCAGACAAGTGGTCTGA
- a CDS encoding Microsomal epoxide hydrolase yields the protein MAEEFHILTQEYLGIREKIHIVGHDIGGMIAFTYALRYASDVASVIWSEFPLPETSNYEENQPTPALFHFVFHQIRDLPETLIAGKELEYLTHFYHRLAYNSMGITVEDAGFYTLAFSQLLATRRYQGRFGSLPLVRARCGRKQKVVERERESEGPIACDVGRSKWVSKAR from the coding sequence ATGGCCGAGGAATTCCACATCCTGACCCAGGAGTACCTGGGCATCAGAGAAAAGATCCACATCGTTGGCCACGATATTGGAGGCATGATCGCATTTACATACGCATTGCGCTACGCTAGCGATGTAGCCAGTGTCATCTGGAGCGAATTCCCACTCCCAGAAACGTCGAACTATGAAGAGAACCAACCTACGCCGGCTCTGTTCCATTTCGTGTTCCATCAGATCCGTGATCTGCCCGAGACCTTGATCGCTGGTAAGGAGCTTGAGTACCTTACACACTTTTACCACAGACTGGCATACAACAGTATGGGTATCACAGTAGAAGATGCTGGTTTTTACACGCTTGCGTTCTCGCAACTTCTCGCAACCCGGCGCTATCAGGGCAGGTTCGGAAGTTTACCGCTCGTTCGAGCAAGATGCGGAAGAAAACAGAAAGTGGTTGAAAGAGAACGCGAAAGTGAAGGTCCCATCGCTTGTGATGTTGGGCGCTCAAAGTGGGTTAGCAAAGCTCGCTGA